The stretch of DNA CATTATCCTCATTATTTTTATCATTAATATCGTTTATGTTATTTACAACCTCTCTTACGATTCTACTTCACTGAATGCTTTTATTAATATTGCTTTTTTTGATATTCATATTTTGATAAACAATGCAGGATTAGGTGGAACCCGTAAATTTGTTGATGCTACACCACATTATATCAATACAATTTTGCAGGTCAATGTAATGGCAACTTCTCTAATGACTCATCAGCTTTTGCCCAATCTGATGAAACAACCTAAAGCTTATATTCTGAATGTTTCCAGTATGGCAGCTTTCTCGCCAATTGGTTTTAAAACAGTGTATCCGGCTTCAAAGACTTTTATTCATTCCTTTTCAAGAGGCTTACATGAAGAGCTGAAAGGGACCAACGTATTTGTAAGTGTTGTAAACCCAGGAGCGATGAAAACCAACCAGGATGTCTGCAAAAGAATTGAAAAGCAAGGTTTTCTTGGGAAGCTCACTCTTTTGGATCCCAATAAAGTTGCAGGGTATTGTATCAATCAGTTATTCAAAAGAGATTCTGTTATTATGGTCAATCCGGTAAGCTGGTTGATCATGAAGATTTTGCCGATATGGATCAAACTTCCTTTGATGACGAATGCTATAAAAAAAGAAATAGAAGTATGAAAAAAGTTTTCGTAACCGGAATTACTGGACTTCTGGGAACTCATGTTGTTATAAAATTATTAAAAGATGGTTATTTTGTT from Chryseobacterium piperi encodes:
- a CDS encoding SDR family NAD(P)-dependent oxidoreductase, producing MNTLELNRFVVILIYGSLVLLSILTLANPLKVNKKANIWFGLFLFLWSSFWLDEVWSLIKSSDIEIHSILLVQFIQFLTPIMFYFSVLFFSNPSFKFKVSDIKYALLPGVFLANLLLQRFGNFEDTSIFGYVFIGLILFQALFYTGLSYLTIRKHQKRIQQFSSNTEGINLNWLEYIILIIFIINIVYVIYNLSYDSTSLNAFINIAFFDIHILINNAGLGGTRKFVDATPHYINTILQVNVMATSLMTHQLLPNLMKQPKAYILNVSSMAAFSPIGFKTVYPASKTFIHSFSRGLHEELKGTNVFVSVVNPGAMKTNQDVCKRIEKQGFLGKLTLLDPNKVAGYCINQLFKRDSVIMVNPVSWLIMKILPIWIKLPLMTNAIKKEIEV